One segment of Desulfosalsimonas propionicica DNA contains the following:
- a CDS encoding nuclear transport factor 2 family protein: MTFSRQALVEAMEKWNSAWNAHDLEGVMELFHDDIFFENWTGGKVSDKSALRKAWQSWFENHGGFRFLSEDLFVDEQDQKVLYRWTLEWPSPEKGYEGKPEKRRGVDVIHFKDGKIIEKLTYCKTRIEINGQRHSLTA, encoded by the coding sequence ATGACGTTTTCAAGACAGGCCCTTGTGGAAGCAATGGAAAAATGGAATTCCGCCTGGAACGCCCATGACCTTGAGGGCGTTATGGAGCTTTTCCATGATGACATTTTTTTTGAAAACTGGACAGGCGGAAAGGTCTCGGACAAAAGCGCTCTTAGAAAAGCCTGGCAGTCCTGGTTTGAAAATCACGGGGGCTTCAGGTTCCTGTCCGAGGACCTGTTCGTGGATGAGCAGGACCAGAAAGTGCTCTATAGATGGACATTGGAATGGCCTTCGCCTGAGAAAGGCTACGAGGGGAAACCGGAGAAACGGCGCGGTGTGGATGTCATCCATTTTAAAGACGGCAAAATTATCGAGAAGCTGACCTATTGCAAGACCCGGATCGAAATCAACGGCCAGAGACACAGTCTGACTGCCTAA
- a CDS encoding lytic transglycosylase domain-containing protein: protein MSRVLCIPAAAKPVQRRPDCHRIKGGSVFFILKEHVMGKWILLILFCPFCVLASSAAAMASSDIPSLFHAARIDRDLTFCGEKAELNQNDTRQRMEKQMLLTLWNRPQVVLWIKRANRYFPVIEQKLRENEMPEDLKYIALVESALRPHAGSAKGAVGFWQFTRSTGEKYGLQMDSQKDERRNIVQSTDAAISYLKALYGIFDSWTLAAAAYNMGEHGLQAEIMVQENSDFYDLYLPLETQQYVFRILAAKRIMTEPEQYGFDFLPGDLYPPLAYEEVSVQCSGLTPIAIVAQAADTSFKVIKDFNPHLRGHYLDAGRHRIHVPEGSAKGFDKRFQSLMKTWDKDQENRVYVVKQGDNLSAIAERFNVPLPALIIWNNLDYRGNIHPGDRLVIRSRQGDF, encoded by the coding sequence ATGTCACGGGTGCTTTGCATTCCGGCTGCTGCCAAACCGGTTCAAAGACGGCCGGACTGCCATCGTATCAAGGGCGGTTCGGTTTTTTTTATTTTAAAGGAGCACGTGATGGGAAAATGGATTTTATTGATTCTTTTTTGCCCTTTTTGTGTTTTGGCATCCAGTGCCGCGGCCATGGCGTCTTCGGACATTCCGTCCTTGTTTCATGCCGCGCGCATTGACAGGGATTTAACCTTTTGCGGTGAAAAAGCGGAGCTGAACCAAAACGATACAAGACAGCGCATGGAAAAGCAAATGCTGCTGACCCTGTGGAACCGGCCCCAGGTGGTGCTGTGGATCAAGCGGGCAAACCGGTATTTCCCTGTCATAGAGCAGAAATTGAGGGAAAATGAAATGCCTGAAGACTTAAAATATATTGCACTGGTCGAAAGTGCCCTGCGGCCCCATGCCGGTTCAGCCAAAGGCGCTGTTGGATTCTGGCAGTTTACCCGGTCAACGGGTGAGAAATACGGCTTGCAGATGGATTCGCAAAAAGATGAACGCAGAAATATCGTTCAGTCCACGGATGCGGCCATATCCTATTTAAAGGCACTTTACGGGATTTTCGACTCCTGGACCCTTGCTGCGGCCGCCTATAATATGGGTGAGCACGGGCTGCAGGCGGAAATCATGGTCCAGGAGAACAGTGATTTTTATGATCTGTATCTGCCCCTGGAAACCCAGCAGTATGTGTTCCGGATTCTTGCAGCCAAACGGATCATGACCGAGCCGGAGCAGTACGGGTTTGACTTTTTGCCGGGAGACCTTTATCCACCCCTGGCATACGAAGAAGTTTCGGTCCAATGTTCAGGCCTGACGCCCATTGCCATTGTTGCACAGGCCGCTGACACGAGTTTTAAAGTGATCAAGGATTTCAATCCCCATTTAAGAGGCCATTATCTGGACGCCGGCCGCCACCGCATCCATGTTCCCGAAGGCTCGGCCAAAGGCTTTGACAAACGGTTTCAATCATTGATGAAAACCTGGGACAAAGATCAAGAAAACCGGGTTTATGTCGTCAAGCAGGGCGATAACCTCTCTGCGATCGCCGAGCGGTTCAATGTTCCCCTCCCGGCTTTGATCATATGGAACAACCTGGATTACAGGGGAAACATCCATCCGGGCGACCGCCTGGTGATTCGTTCCCGGCAGGGGGATTTTTAA
- a CDS encoding acyl-CoA dehydrogenase family protein codes for MELTREQLMIQKMAREFARKDLAPQAAERDQKHEYPAESLKKMGELGLLGMLVPEEYGGEDMDTVSYALAMSEVAYACASTAVIMSVHNSICCGSLLRFGSEEQKQQYLVPMARGEFIASFALSEPEAGSDPASMSTTAEKDGDFYVLNGTKRWITGGATSELFIVLAKTDPDADHKGISAFLITRDLQGFSTGRLEDKMGQCASDTTDLLFSDCRVPADRMLGKEGEGFIVAMSGLDDGRIGIAALSLGLGQAALDEAVNYSKQRVQFGRPIADNQGLRWMVADMATDVEAARLLVLNAAAKKDKKEKCSKEASMAKLHASEMANRVTGQALQIHGGYGYTREFPVERFYRDARVLTIYEGTSQIQKIVIANEVLGDKKKRPKK; via the coding sequence ATGGAACTAACCCGGGAACAATTGATGATTCAGAAAATGGCCAGGGAGTTTGCCAGAAAGGATCTCGCCCCCCAGGCCGCGGAAAGGGATCAGAAACACGAGTATCCGGCAGAAAGCCTAAAAAAGATGGGGGAACTCGGTCTGCTCGGAATGCTGGTACCCGAAGAATATGGCGGCGAGGACATGGACACGGTATCCTATGCCCTAGCCATGAGCGAGGTGGCCTATGCGTGCGCATCCACGGCCGTGATCATGTCCGTGCACAATTCCATCTGCTGCGGCAGCCTGCTGCGCTTTGGCTCAGAAGAACAGAAACAGCAATACCTGGTGCCCATGGCCAGGGGCGAATTTATCGCCTCCTTTGCCTTGTCCGAGCCAGAAGCCGGATCGGATCCGGCGTCAATGAGCACCACGGCGGAAAAAGACGGGGATTTTTACGTGTTAAACGGCACCAAGCGATGGATCACCGGCGGAGCCACCTCGGAGCTGTTTATCGTGCTGGCCAAAACCGATCCGGATGCCGATCACAAGGGAATTTCGGCCTTTCTGATCACCCGGGATCTGCAGGGATTTTCCACCGGCCGCCTTGAAGACAAAATGGGTCAGTGCGCCTCGGACACCACGGACCTGCTTTTCTCGGACTGCCGGGTGCCGGCTGACCGCATGCTGGGCAAAGAGGGCGAAGGCTTTATCGTTGCCATGTCCGGCCTGGATGACGGCCGTATCGGCATTGCCGCCCTGTCCCTGGGCCTGGGCCAGGCCGCCCTGGATGAGGCGGTAAATTACAGCAAGCAGCGGGTGCAGTTCGGCCGTCCCATTGCCGACAACCAGGGCTTGCGCTGGATGGTCGCCGACATGGCCACAGATGTTGAAGCCGCACGGCTGCTGGTGCTCAATGCAGCCGCCAAAAAGGACAAAAAGGAAAAATGCAGCAAAGAGGCCTCCATGGCCAAGCTGCACGCCTCGGAAATGGCCAACCGGGTCACGGGCCAGGCCCTGCAGATCCACGGCGGCTACGGTTACACCAGGGAATTTCCCGTGGAACGCTTTTACCGGGACGCCCGGGTGCTGACCATCTATGAAGGCACCTCCCAGATCCAGAAAATCGTCATTGCCAACGAAGTGCTCGGGGACAAAAAAAAGCGGCCCAAAAAATAG
- a CDS encoding DUF2066 domain-containing protein, translated as MKRFATNQTRFIHLLQTGLCLLILLFLSSPLAFFADAAEDREVIVCFGHSRIYKDTTAAKKAAVSRALLKTVQSAALKMIAKDDLTGHFELIATVLDKHRDAFIRDYRILKEFQTDKAYHVLVEATVSGQKIEKALADAGFDLTPKDLPSVLLMVAEKNIDDIGFDYWWKQGYADFSGAVAEPVIRQAFSGNGFAVISPDPDSGALDDELLASGMGAEPADYQAALVAERMGADLVVLGRARVKALENRMGQGARTFRADVQLNVIDAETGEKLATVTEKALNVSEDPDKGSKKALADAADAAGSQLSEQTVSLWRNIEKRKQTFQIRIRGQRILPYLERVRAAIRQHPGVSDLQTTEMTSANAVLEMHYSRSAQQLANHLLMQSFDGFGINIMKISPKTMHIELIPG; from the coding sequence ATGAAACGTTTTGCCACAAATCAAACCCGATTCATACATTTGTTGCAAACCGGGCTCTGCCTGTTGATTCTGCTGTTTTTATCCTCCCCGCTGGCCTTTTTTGCAGATGCGGCCGAAGATCGCGAAGTCATTGTCTGCTTCGGCCACAGCAGAATTTACAAAGACACAACAGCAGCCAAAAAAGCGGCGGTGTCCCGGGCGCTTCTCAAGACCGTGCAAAGCGCGGCTTTAAAGATGATTGCCAAAGATGATCTCACCGGCCATTTTGAGCTCATCGCCACGGTGCTCGACAAGCACCGGGACGCGTTTATCCGGGATTACCGGATTTTAAAGGAATTTCAAACAGACAAAGCCTACCATGTGCTGGTGGAGGCCACGGTCTCCGGTCAGAAAATAGAAAAAGCCCTTGCTGATGCCGGCTTTGATCTCACCCCAAAGGACCTGCCGTCGGTATTGCTCATGGTGGCGGAAAAAAATATTGATGACATCGGATTTGACTACTGGTGGAAGCAAGGGTATGCGGATTTTTCCGGGGCTGTTGCCGAACCCGTGATTCGCCAGGCCTTTTCCGGGAACGGATTTGCCGTGATTTCCCCGGACCCGGACAGCGGCGCCCTTGATGATGAATTGCTGGCATCGGGCATGGGCGCAGAGCCGGCCGACTACCAGGCCGCCCTTGTGGCCGAGCGCATGGGGGCGGATCTGGTGGTTTTGGGCCGGGCCCGGGTCAAAGCCCTGGAAAACCGGATGGGCCAGGGGGCTCGCACCTTCAGGGCCGATGTCCAGTTAAATGTCATTGATGCGGAAACCGGCGAAAAACTGGCCACTGTGACCGAAAAGGCGTTAAATGTCAGCGAGGATCCGGACAAAGGCAGCAAAAAGGCCCTTGCTGATGCGGCCGACGCGGCTGGCTCCCAGTTGTCTGAACAAACCGTTTCCCTGTGGCGCAATATTGAAAAACGCAAGCAAACCTTTCAAATCCGCATCCGGGGGCAACGGATTCTGCCTTACCTGGAACGCGTGCGCGCAGCCATCCGCCAGCATCCCGGAGTCTCGGATCTACAGACCACGGAAATGACTTCGGCCAACGCTGTGCTGGAAATGCACTACTCCCGGTCGGCCCAGCAACTGGCCAACCACTTGCTGATGCAGTCTTTTGACGGTTTTGGCATCAATATCATGAAAATCTCTCCCAAAACTATGCACATCGAACTGATCCCCGGGTAG
- a CDS encoding polyprenyl synthetase family protein produces MSGMKQQVLEKINPDLSAIEMALVENLDPHLDLVKQTAGHLIFSGGKRLRPLLIVLCARICGHESPFVTKFATTFEFLHTATLMHDDVIDGANMRRGKQAAHHLYGAAVTVLVGDFLLARAICIAAETENPRIIRVVASLTEQMSEGEIYQLIKKGQTDLTEAEYMDIIRRKTGVLIESACKSGAILAGATQKQENALTAYGKHLGLVFQIADDILDYTADAGELGKNVGADLREGKLTLPVIYALSRAGETDHGRMKAIISNPEFTQSDFAELLGLLEKYQGVADARQKALDHVHKAKVHLEGFAPSATREILEMMADYALKRSS; encoded by the coding sequence ATGAGCGGGATGAAGCAGCAGGTGCTGGAAAAAATCAATCCCGACCTGAGCGCAATCGAGATGGCTTTGGTGGAAAACCTCGACCCTCACCTTGACCTGGTCAAACAGACCGCCGGACATTTGATTTTTTCGGGCGGAAAACGCCTGCGCCCGCTTCTCATTGTGCTGTGTGCCAGGATCTGCGGTCATGAAAGTCCGTTTGTCACCAAATTTGCCACCACATTTGAATTTCTGCATACGGCCACGCTCATGCACGATGATGTGATCGACGGTGCAAACATGCGGCGGGGAAAACAAGCCGCCCATCATCTTTACGGCGCGGCGGTCACCGTTTTGGTGGGCGATTTTTTACTGGCACGGGCCATATGCATTGCCGCTGAGACCGAAAATCCCAGAATCATCCGGGTGGTGGCCTCACTGACCGAGCAGATGTCTGAAGGGGAAATCTACCAACTCATCAAAAAGGGACAGACGGATCTCACGGAAGCTGAATACATGGATATCATCCGGCGCAAAACCGGCGTGCTCATTGAAAGCGCATGCAAAAGCGGCGCAATTCTGGCCGGTGCCACCCAAAAGCAGGAAAACGCCCTGACTGCATACGGCAAACACCTGGGCCTGGTTTTCCAGATCGCAGACGACATCCTGGACTACACTGCGGATGCCGGGGAACTGGGTAAAAACGTGGGCGCGGACCTAAGGGAAGGAAAACTCACCCTGCCTGTGATCTATGCCCTGTCCCGGGCCGGTGAAACCGATCATGGGCGCATGAAAGCCATTATCAGCAATCCGGAGTTTACCCAAAGCGATTTTGCTGAACTGCTTGGCCTGCTTGAAAAATACCAGGGAGTGGCCGATGCCCGGCAAAAGGCCCTGGATCATGTGCACAAGGCCAAAGTTCACCTTGAGGGGTTTGCACCTTCGGCCACCCGGGAAATTCTGGAAATGATGGCCGATTATGCCCTCAAACGCTCATCATAA
- the rimO gene encoding 30S ribosomal protein S12 methylthiotransferase RimO codes for MRIYLSTLGCARNQVDSEVMSGRLSAAGHEMAGLAENAEVIIVNTCAFIESAADEAIEQILELAEYKRLGACQKLIVAGCLPQRYGEQTTEALPEVDLFLGTGAYDRIADAVEDTKVAGKCIIPPPEQTTLAGPDTPRTRTPGPVAYVKIMEGCGRHCTYCIIPALRGPLRSRPAADIAGEARCLAGQGAAEIVLVGQDTTSWGLDQNPPGRFADLLAQVAQAVPDCWVRFLYGHPDQIHDRLLDTMAAYPNICRYLDVPIQHASGRILKRMGRGHDSKALATMVDRIRSAMPDAALRTTVLVGFPGETDDDFAQLLEFMEKVAFDHLGAFVYSDAEDLPSHRLDGHVCAQIAQDRHDVVMMRQADISLAKNRKKIGQCTDVLVEGRAEDGRLFGRTRFQAPEVDGVTFIDNPGKSAVPGRIIKIRITDAEEYDLTGVAI; via the coding sequence ATGCGCATCTATCTTTCAACCCTTGGCTGCGCCCGAAACCAGGTGGACAGCGAGGTCATGAGCGGCCGGCTTTCTGCCGCGGGCCACGAGATGGCCGGGCTGGCAGAAAATGCCGAGGTCATCATCGTCAACACTTGCGCCTTTATCGAGTCTGCCGCAGACGAGGCCATTGAGCAGATCCTGGAGTTGGCCGAATACAAGCGCCTTGGTGCGTGCCAAAAACTCATCGTTGCCGGATGCCTGCCCCAACGCTACGGAGAGCAGACCACAGAAGCCCTTCCGGAAGTGGATTTATTTTTGGGAACCGGGGCCTATGACCGGATTGCAGATGCGGTTGAAGACACCAAGGTGGCAGGAAAATGCATCATCCCCCCGCCCGAACAAACCACCCTGGCCGGCCCGGATACCCCCAGAACCCGGACCCCGGGGCCGGTTGCCTATGTCAAGATTATGGAAGGCTGCGGCAGGCACTGCACCTATTGCATTATCCCGGCCCTTCGCGGGCCCTTGCGCAGCCGCCCGGCCGCCGATATTGCCGGAGAGGCCCGGTGCCTGGCCGGCCAGGGGGCGGCCGAAATCGTGCTGGTGGGCCAGGACACCACCTCATGGGGGCTGGATCAGAACCCGCCGGGCCGGTTTGCCGATTTGCTGGCGCAGGTGGCACAAGCCGTGCCCGACTGCTGGGTCCGGTTTTTATACGGCCATCCCGACCAGATCCATGACCGGCTCCTGGATACCATGGCCGCGTATCCAAACATATGCCGGTATCTCGATGTTCCCATCCAGCATGCCAGCGGCCGGATCTTAAAACGCATGGGCCGGGGCCATGACAGCAAGGCGCTGGCGACAATGGTTGACCGCATTCGCTCGGCCATGCCGGATGCTGCATTGCGAACCACGGTTCTGGTGGGCTTTCCGGGGGAAACAGATGATGATTTTGCCCAACTGCTCGAATTCATGGAAAAGGTGGCGTTTGATCACCTTGGCGCATTTGTCTACTCTGACGCCGAAGACCTGCCATCCCATCGCCTGGACGGCCACGTGTGCGCCCAGATTGCCCAGGACCGCCATGACGTGGTCATGATGCGCCAGGCAGACATCTCCCTTGCCAAAAACCGGAAAAAAATCGGCCAATGCACAGACGTCCTGGTTGAAGGCCGCGCAGAAGACGGCCGGCTCTTTGGCAGGACCCGGTTCCAGGCGCCGGAGGTCGACGGGGTCACCTTTATCGACAACCCTGGCAAATCGGCTGTTCCGGGCCGAATCATAAAAATCCGCATCACGGATGCAGAGGAATACGACCTGACAGGAGTTGCCATATGA
- a CDS encoding crotonase/enoyl-CoA hydratase family protein: MSQYEFYEVIKKPPVAWVYLNRPDKKNAMNPPAWKESIPIFEDIDKDPDIRVAVIAGRGPCFSAGIDLMGMAGEMPELMDSDQKGGVKWSLLKKISAMQDAISCIEWCRKPVIAAIHGHCIGAGLDMATACDIRICAADAVFCLKEAAVGFVADVGVLQRIPRIVGQGFARELAYTAKTIDAQKAAQMLLVNEIYPDAAAVMEGAEKLAAQIADNPPLAVQASKDVLNHGAEKSVEDGLKYVASVSANIIPSKDLMEAIAAFSEKRKPVFTGE; the protein is encoded by the coding sequence ATGAGCCAGTATGAATTCTACGAAGTGATCAAAAAACCGCCGGTGGCATGGGTCTATTTGAACCGGCCGGACAAGAAAAACGCCATGAACCCGCCGGCCTGGAAAGAAAGCATCCCCATCTTTGAAGACATTGACAAGGACCCCGACATCCGGGTGGCCGTGATTGCCGGCCGGGGCCCCTGCTTTTCCGCAGGCATCGACCTGATGGGTATGGCCGGAGAAATGCCCGAATTAATGGATTCGGACCAGAAAGGCGGGGTCAAATGGTCTCTTTTGAAAAAGATTTCCGCCATGCAGGACGCTATCAGCTGCATCGAATGGTGCCGAAAGCCCGTTATTGCTGCCATTCACGGCCACTGCATCGGTGCGGGATTGGACATGGCAACCGCCTGTGATATCCGGATCTGCGCAGCTGATGCCGTGTTCTGCTTAAAAGAAGCGGCAGTGGGATTTGTGGCCGACGTGGGCGTGCTCCAGAGGATCCCGAGGATCGTGGGCCAGGGCTTTGCCCGGGAACTGGCCTATACGGCAAAAACCATTGACGCACAAAAGGCTGCCCAAATGCTGCTGGTAAACGAAATCTATCCGGATGCCGCAGCCGTCATGGAAGGCGCGGAAAAACTGGCCGCACAGATTGCCGACAACCCGCCCCTGGCCGTGCAGGCCTCAAAGGACGTGCTCAACCACGGAGCCGAGAAATCAGTGGAGGATGGGTTGAAATACGTGGCCTCGGTGAGCGCCAACATCATTCCTTCAAAAGACCTGATGGAAGCCATTGCCGCTTTTTCGGAAAAACGCAAACCGGTATTTACCGGAGAATAA
- a CDS encoding metal-dependent transcriptional regulator, whose translation MTGIDLSENLEDYLETILELEKTQKVARVKDIAEMRGVLRGSVTGALKSLAEKGLINYEPYSFITLTRKGTAVAGEINRRHRVIKNFLTHVLQLDPQIAEDNACRMEHAMDRAAVDRMVAFIDYMETCPRTDASWIQGFARHRQGKDDSRPDCKECMTRSAEKHAQKKK comes from the coding sequence ATGACAGGAATCGATTTATCTGAAAATCTGGAGGATTACCTGGAAACCATCCTGGAGCTGGAAAAGACCCAGAAGGTGGCCCGGGTAAAAGATATTGCGGAAATGCGCGGCGTATTGCGCGGCTCAGTGACAGGTGCGTTAAAAAGCCTGGCTGAAAAGGGCCTGATCAATTACGAGCCCTACAGCTTTATTACCCTGACCCGCAAAGGCACGGCTGTTGCCGGAGAAATCAACCGACGGCATCGGGTGATCAAAAACTTTCTCACCCATGTGCTCCAGCTCGACCCGCAGATTGCCGAAGACAACGCCTGCCGCATGGAACATGCCATGGACCGGGCGGCCGTGGACCGGATGGTGGCCTTTATCGATTACATGGAAACCTGTCCCAGAACCGATGCCAGCTGGATCCAGGGCTTTGCCAGACACCGGCAGGGAAAAGACGACAGCAGGCCCGACTGCAAAGAATGCATGACCCGAAGCGCTGAAAAACATGCACAGAAAAAAAAATGA
- a CDS encoding FeoB-associated Cys-rich membrane protein codes for MIQEIIVFAIVAAALGFTGRSMYKKFRTKGQSGCGCTGCDQDCGCGGKC; via the coding sequence ATGATACAGGAAATCATTGTATTTGCCATTGTCGCCGCAGCCCTGGGATTTACCGGTCGCAGCATGTACAAAAAGTTCAGGACAAAAGGCCAGAGCGGGTGCGGCTGCACGGGCTGCGACCAGGACTGCGGCTGCGGCGGCAAGTGCTGA
- a CDS encoding 1,4-dihydroxy-6-naphthoate synthase — translation MQNTDIAFSPCPNDTFIFHAMIKGLVDTAPFCFTPHLMDVETLNSKAFSGEFAVTKLSFFAFLLLQHKYEMLAAGAAMGHGCGPLVVAKDPLANLSGARVAVPGKYTTAHLLFRLWCGEAANVEITPYEKILPGVCDGRWNAGVIIHEGRFVYPRYGCAQIIDLGRWWEEKTRLPIPLGCIAVRKDPEILARKAHLEAMIRSSISHARKHPESCRNFIRQHAQEIDDRVTEQHIRLYVNDYTLSPGKAGWQAIEKLEQIARCQNIIESA, via the coding sequence ATGCAAAACACAGATATCGCCTTTTCCCCGTGTCCCAATGACACTTTTATATTCCATGCCATGATCAAAGGCTTGGTGGACACGGCCCCGTTTTGCTTCACCCCTCACCTGATGGATGTGGAGACCCTCAACAGCAAGGCCTTTTCCGGTGAGTTTGCCGTAACCAAGCTGTCTTTTTTCGCCTTTTTGCTGCTGCAGCACAAGTATGAAATGCTTGCGGCAGGCGCGGCAATGGGCCACGGCTGCGGCCCCCTGGTGGTGGCAAAAGACCCTTTGGCCAATCTTTCCGGGGCCCGGGTGGCGGTTCCGGGCAAATACACCACCGCCCACCTGCTGTTCCGGCTCTGGTGCGGCGAGGCTGCCAATGTGGAGATCACCCCATATGAAAAAATCCTTCCCGGCGTTTGCGACGGCAGATGGAATGCCGGCGTGATCATCCACGAAGGCCGGTTCGTGTACCCCCGGTACGGATGTGCCCAAATCATCGACCTGGGCCGATGGTGGGAGGAAAAAACCCGGCTGCCGATTCCCCTGGGATGCATCGCCGTTCGCAAAGACCCGGAAATTTTGGCCCGCAAGGCGCATCTTGAGGCAATGATCCGTTCATCAATCTCCCATGCCCGCAAACACCCTGAATCCTGCCGGAATTTTATCCGGCAGCACGCCCAGGAGATAGACGACCGGGTCACGGAACAGCACATCCGGCTCTATGTCAACGACTACACCCTGTCGCCCGGCAAAGCCGGCTGGCAGGCCATTGAAAAACTGGAGCAAATCGCCCGATGTCAAAACATCATCGAATCGGCCTGA
- a CDS encoding CofH family radical SAM protein, translating to MTSRAQSASLEDKIYGCQRINNSEAASLFDWRLTALGRAADFRRRAVVPEQHVGFILDRIINFTNVCRAECAFCAYHARAGRVAAYRLSTDDICARVQELAEAGGTQVMLQGGLDPEYGLNDYLEMVKAVKTRFPDIWLHSFSPAEIVHMAEQSGKSIDAVIMALKDAGLDSVPGASDLLVDRIRDKVSPRKLSAAQWCDVMEGLHAHGMKSSATMTYGMGETIAERMEHLDTVRRVQDRTGIIQAFIPWSFSPAQTRMPDISAADGIDYLKTVAISRIYLDNVEHIQAGWLTEGLKPAQIALAMGADDMGGVLMEETVVKATGVRRTAHMEQFIDLIRNTGRAAVQRDSQYRIIKRF from the coding sequence ATGACAAGCCGCGCACAGTCCGCATCCCTGGAAGATAAAATCTACGGCTGCCAACGCATCAACAACAGCGAAGCCGCGTCCCTGTTTGACTGGCGCCTGACAGCTTTGGGCAGGGCGGCAGATTTCAGGCGCCGGGCCGTTGTCCCGGAGCAGCATGTGGGTTTTATCCTGGACCGGATCATCAATTTCACCAACGTCTGCCGGGCGGAATGCGCGTTTTGCGCCTATCACGCCAGGGCCGGCCGGGTTGCCGCATACCGCCTGAGCACAGATGACATCTGCGCACGGGTCCAGGAGCTGGCAGAAGCCGGCGGCACCCAGGTGATGCTGCAGGGCGGCCTTGATCCGGAATACGGCCTAAATGATTACCTGGAAATGGTCAAAGCCGTAAAAACCCGGTTTCCAGACATCTGGCTCCACTCTTTTTCCCCGGCGGAAATCGTTCACATGGCCGAGCAGAGCGGGAAATCCATTGATGCGGTCATCATGGCCCTGAAAGACGCAGGCCTGGATTCGGTGCCCGGGGCCTCGGATCTGCTGGTGGACCGAATCAGGGACAAGGTCAGCCCCAGGAAACTGTCTGCGGCCCAATGGTGCGATGTCATGGAAGGCCTGCACGCCCACGGCATGAAATCGTCTGCCACCATGACCTACGGCATGGGAGAAACCATTGCCGAACGCATGGAGCATCTTGACACGGTCCGCCGGGTCCAGGACCGGACAGGCATCATCCAGGCCTTTATTCCCTGGTCTTTTTCCCCGGCCCAAACGCGGATGCCTGACATTTCTGCCGCAGACGGGATAGATTACCTCAAAACCGTCGCAATCTCGCGCATTTACCTGGACAATGTCGAACACATCCAGGCCGGCTGGCTCACCGAAGGGCTAAAGCCGGCCCAGATCGCTCTGGCCATGGGTGCTGACGACATGGGCGGGGTGCTCATGGAGGAAACCGTGGTCAAAGCCACCGGGGTCAGGCGAACCGCACACATGGAGCAGTTCATCGATCTGATCAGAAACACCGGCAGGGCGGCGGTCCAGCGTGATTCGCAATACCGGATCATCAAACGGTTTTAA
- a CDS encoding menaquinone biosynthetic enzyme MqnA/MqnD family protein, protein MTIGCIDYLNCYPFYHHMLAQKPLKGVHVKPGLPEDLNRLVKQGVIDLSPISAAAYPPLRKQIVLLPWFCLSSVGYVGSVILASKVPIEQLHGKRVGISRASKTSEILLKILLEKHYGLLPQYCRTPPRPALDDTEAALIIGNDAMVNLGRPVSYIYDIGDLWLQKTGRPVVFAVFAVQKKAVEKQGRMILEVIDSFSKSLGLMADEKQTVIKAASEKYPDIDYDISAYYDLLQFDFNPELKAALGYYFHAAADHGLIEPVGALGFLDRNLEINEYRLGHDKEGTDDKPRTVRIPGR, encoded by the coding sequence ATGACAATCGGCTGCATTGATTATCTCAACTGCTACCCATTTTACCACCACATGCTTGCCCAAAAGCCCCTCAAGGGCGTGCACGTCAAACCCGGCCTCCCGGAGGACCTAAACCGGCTGGTAAAACAAGGGGTTATCGATTTGAGCCCGATTTCTGCGGCTGCCTATCCCCCCCTCCGGAAACAGATCGTGCTTTTGCCGTGGTTCTGTCTTAGCTCGGTGGGTTATGTGGGCTCGGTGATTCTTGCCAGCAAGGTACCCATCGAGCAGCTCCACGGAAAACGGGTGGGCATTTCAAGGGCTTCGAAAACATCGGAAATCCTGCTCAAAATCCTGCTTGAAAAACATTACGGCCTTTTGCCGCAATACTGTAGAACCCCGCCCAGGCCCGCACTCGACGATACAGAAGCGGCCCTGATCATTGGAAACGACGCCATGGTCAACCTGGGCCGGCCGGTTTCCTACATCTACGACATCGGCGATCTGTGGCTGCAGAAAACCGGCCGGCCGGTGGTATTTGCGGTTTTTGCGGTGCAGAAAAAGGCGGTGGAAAAACAGGGTCGCATGATTTTGGAGGTGATTGATTCATTTTCCAAATCCCTCGGCCTCATGGCGGATGAAAAACAGACGGTCATCAAAGCCGCGAGCGAAAAATACCCGGATATTGATTATGATATCAGCGCCTATTACGATCTGCTGCAGTTTGATTTCAACCCGGAGTTAAAAGCGGCCCTGGGCTATTATTTCCATGCAGCCGCAGACCACGGGCTCATAGAGCCGGTTGGCGCGCTTGGCTTTCTTGACCGCAATCTTGAAATCAATGAATACCGACTGGGACATGACAAGGAAGGCACAGATGACAAGCCGCGCACAGTCCGCATCCCTGGAAGATAA